One window from the genome of Alnus glutinosa chromosome 13, dhAlnGlut1.1, whole genome shotgun sequence encodes:
- the LOC133855080 gene encoding scarecrow-like protein 28 has product MLAGCSSSTLLSPRHRLRSEAPAQLQACHFQLPPMSTQRLDMPCSFSRKDTSRSQPIRPVGLSVEKAIESKTNSCSLKQNIRLPPLATTAQTTSAQTAFIEAKREIKGEFWEKGKSLKRLAEQGSVDESCFRRAKRKKGGSDNGNSDDILLRGGGDGLSLGQLGTGNFWFQPSFTGLNPPQVPFSLTCSGDEERICYVPGEVISPPLPLSNNPWLDSVVTEITDLGEKDGETSHKLVKEASGSSASSESQSLELGLTENVSEQEVGNGSGNPYSHEGTEEEAGEEDNNQGENQGFELVSLLSACVEAVGLRNIAAINHFIAKLGELASPKGSPISRLSAYYAEALAIRVTRLWPHIFHINTPRELDRVDDDSGTALRLLNQVSPIPKFLHFTSNEILLRAFEGKDRVHIIDFDIKQGLQWPSFFQSLASRINPPSHVRITGIGESKQELNETGDRLAGFADALNLPFEFHPVVDRLEDVRLWMLHVKDQESVAVNCIFQMHKTLYDGSGGALRDFLGLIRSTNPTIVLMAEQEAEHNDPRLETRVSNSLKHYSAIFDSIDSSLPLDSSVRLTVEEMFAREIRNIVACEGRDRLERHESFEKWRKLIEQGGFRCIGIEEREMVQSQLLLKMYSCENFSVKKQGQDGAALSLSWLDQPLYTVSAWAPVDVAGSSSSYSHPS; this is encoded by the coding sequence ATGTTGGCTGGGTGTTCTAGTTCTACATTGCTGTCACCGAGACATAGATTGAGGAGTGAAGCACCTGCACAGTTGCAAGCCTGCCATTTCCAGCTGCCTCCAATGAGCACACAGAGATTGGACATGCCATGTAGCTTCTCACGCAAAGACACCTCGCGCTCGCAGCCCATTAGGCCGGTGGGCCTTTCGGTGGAGAAGGCGATTGAATCGAAGACCAACAGTTGTTCTCTCAAGCAGAACATCCGGCTTCCGCCTTTGGCGACAACCGCTCAAACGACGAGTGCTCAGACTGCATTTATCGAAGCGAAGAGAGAGATCAAAGGTGAATTTTGGGAGAAAGGAAAGAGCTTGAAGAGGTTAGCGGAACAGGGCTCGGTCGATGAGTCATGCTTTAGAAGAGCCAAGAGGAAAAAGGGCGGCAGTGACAATGGGAATTCCGATGACATTCTCCTACGCGGTGGCGGTGATGGTTTGAGTTTAGGCCAGTTGGGTACTGGGAACTTTTGGTTTCAGCCAAGTTTCACAGGCCTTAACCCTCCTCAAGTTCCATTCTCTCTGACATGTTCAGGGGATGAAGAGAGGATTTGTTATGTGCCTGGTGAAGTGATTTCTCCGCCTTTGCCTTTGTCAAACAATCCGTGGTTGGATTCCGTTGTGACTGAGATCACAGACCTTGGCGAGAAGGACGGTGAGACAAGCCACAAGCTGGTGAAGGAAGCCTCAGGGTCGAGTGCTTCATCAGAGAGCCAAAGCTTGGAACTTGGGCTAACTGAGAATGTCTCTGAGCAAGAAGTTGGAAATGGTTCTGGGAATCCTTATTCACATGAAGGTACTGAAGAGGAGGCTGGGGAGGAAGACAACAACCAAGGGGAGAATCAGGGGTTTGAGCTTGTCAGCTTACTTTCAGCCTGTGTTGAAGCAGTTGGATTGAGGAATATCGCAGCAATCAACCATTTTATAGCTAAGTTGGGTGAGCTTGCTTCGCCAAAAGGAAGCCCTATTAGCCGTTTATCAGCTTATTATGCAGAAGCTTTGGCTATACGAGTCACAAGGCTTTGGCctcatatttttcatattaacaCCCCGCGGGAGCTTGATCGGGTAGATGATGACTCTGGCACTGCATTGAGGCTTTTGAACCAGGTGAGCCCAATTCCAAAGTTTCTTCATTTTACATCAAATGAGATATTGCTGAGAGCTTTTGAAGGGAAGGACAGGGTTCACATTATAGATTTTGACATTAAGCAAGGGCTTCAATGGCCTAGCTTTTTCCAGAGTCTAGCTTCTAGGATTAATCCTCCAAGCCATGTTAGAATCACAGGCATTGGTGAATCTAAGCAAGAACTCAATGAAACTGGAGATAGGCTTGCTGGATTTGCTGACGCATTGAACCTTCCTTTCGAGTTTCATCCTGTTGTGGACAGGTTGGAAGATGTGAGGCTGTGGATGCTTCATGTGAAGGACCAAGAGAGTGTGGCTGTGAATTGTATTTTCCAAATGCACAAGACTCTTTATGATGGGAGTGGAGGAGCTTTAAGGGACTTTCTGGGACTCATCCGAAGCACAAACCCGACAATTGTTCTTATGGCAGAGCAGGAGGCTGAACACAATGACCCCAGATTGGAAACAAGAGTTTCCAATTCACTGAAACACTACTCTGCCATATTTGACTCCATTGATTCTTCCCTTCCCTTGGACAGCTCGGTGAGGCTAACGGTGGAGGAGATGTTTGCACGCGAAATTAGGAACATTGTTGCTTGTGAAGGAAGGGACAGGTTGGAGAGGCATGAGAGTTTTGAGAAGTGGAGGAAGTTGATAGAGCAAGGCGGGTTCCGATGCATAGGAATTGAGGAGAGGGAAATGGTTCAGAGCCAATTACTGTTGAAGATGTACTCTTGTGAGAACTTTAGTGTTAAGAAGCAAGGGCAAGATGGAGCTGCTCTTTCTTTAAGTTGGCTAGATCAGCCTCTTTACACAGTCTCAGCATGGGCGCCGGTTGATGTTGCAGGCAGTTCATCCTCTTATTCTCACCCAAGTTGA